The nucleotide window ACAAAGGTTTTGAGAAAACCCTTAAGTTTTTTTCGGCCATCCTTCAGCCATGATCATCTAAGCAATTATTTTTTCCTTCATGGAGAAAGACACTGAACTTCAATTAACAACTTTGTTGTACCTGAGGATTCAACTAGTTATCATTATATTTACTGATACTATTTCCccccttaaaaaaaaaaaacaattttcacacatttaaatattttttttaaaagataatcagaagtttttaaaaattcagtGTTTATTTATTTGCAGACACTTGGTTTGTTAGATTATGACAAGAGATTGGGCCATTCTTTCACAGCTCATCCAAAAGTTGACCCATTTACTGGTGAAGCCATCTTCAATTAAGTTGAATCATTTAGGGGAATAATTATTCCTATTTCCAACTAAATGAATATCCTGTTTGCAGGCGAGATGTTCACATTTGGCTATTCACATACACCACCATATATTACGTACAGAGTTATTTCAAAGGATGGTTTTATGCATGATCCTGTACCCATAACAATAGCAGAGCCTATCATGATGCATGACTTTGCCATCACAGAAAATTATGCAATATTTATGGATCTTCCTCTGTATTTTAGGCCAAAGGTATTTCGAGTGTTTCTATTCGTATattctgaaaaagggaaaaacaaGAATTAGTTAATTATAGTTCAACTATGCCAAGCATGGTATTTAGATTCTCAAATGAGTCttatttatgattattataattataaggATAAAAAACATTTTGCTTTTCTAATTTCAATATTGTGGTAGACTATAGGAAAAATGGCAAGcctaaaaaaaatttgcacTGTTTGTTCCTGACATGGTCATAGAGCAACTGAAGTTATTGTGGTCAATCTTTCTGCTCCCattcttaattaaattataattttgcaCTGTAAAAGTGATCCcatgatttaaaaagatttttctGAGAGAAAACATATTTGAGATAAAAGCTATTTCAATGTTTACACCTAATAGTTTTAGCTTTTGAATAAAGTCTCTTTAATTTTACTGTTACACTGAACATACCATATCAAAATCCGTTTTTCAGGAAATGGTAAAGAATAAGACATTGATATTCACATTTGATTCGACCAAGAAAGCTCGATTTGGGGTCCTACCTCGGTATGCTAAGGATGAGAAGCATATTAGGTGGTTCGAGCTTCCAAACTGCTTCATATTCCACAATGGTATGTTTATATGTTCTGTTTCTACTTAATATATGATAATGATAAACATTCTGCAATTATGATTCAGTAAAAATTCAATGATCATAAAGGTGAACTGTCTGCTAACAGTTCAAGTGATGAGTCCATTATGATGGGTTATGGGGATGAACAATATACAAGTAAAGGATGTGAAGCCAACTTGTTATCTCTGCTTTCATTTCATTGATTGGCTGGTTGATTTCAACCTTTTTGACaaccttatttttcttttattcttttaaaaaccaGCTAATGCAtgggaggaggaggatgaagttGTTTTGATCACATGCCGCCTTGAGAATCCAGATCTGGACATGGTCAGCGGAACTGTCAAGGAAAAGCTTGAAAATTTCTCAAATGAACTGTAAATAGACTCCTTTTCTTCACCCTGTAATTATTGGAATCAAATTTACTTAAACTTCTTATTTATTGTAAATAACTATATTAACTATATATTGACAATTTTTTTAAGGTATGAAATGCGATTTAACATGAAATCTGGCGAAGCTTCTCAAAAGAAACTATCTGCATCTGCTGTTGATTTTCCTAGGGTGAATGAAAGCTACACTGGCAGGTAAGATACCAAAGTTTTGaccattttatttcttcttggtCATCGTTCTATTCAGTTAAGGGTTTACGATTTTGTGGTCACATTCTTTGTGCTTCTTGGACAATGTTTATAATAGTTCTTCGATATATGGTTTTCATATTATGTTCTAAGATAACTAAATTTAAGTTTGTTTTGCCTCTCTTgtgtttattattttctttgtcAAAATCAGGAAGCAACGATATGTATATGGAACCACATTAGACAGCATTGCAAAAGTTACTggaattattaaatttgatttgcaTGCCGAACCGGACTCTGGAAAAACAAAGCTTGAAGTCGGAGGAAATGTTCAGGGTCTCTACGACTTGGGACCCGGGAGGTTTGGTTCCGAGGCTATTTTTGTCCCACGTATTCCTGGAACaacctctgaagaagatgatggatactTGATCTGTTTTGTACATGATGAGAATACTGGGTATGACTTTTCCATTGACATTTCAAATGATTACTTATGcaggttttttttcttttaatgtgaATGAATTATATGAGAATCTGTGATTCTGTGTATGTCGAGCTTGTTGCAAACTTTTTACAAAGCTTGTTCCAAGCTCGGATAAAAAAGGAGGGTTCTCTTGAACATTTGATAGTCAATGTAAAACTTTGAATCTCTATGAATTGTAAAACTGCTACAGTAATGGCCATCATGGCTACTATGACTAGTCGTCATAAATCAGTCATCTCTTATATACTTACTCTGAGATGGCTTTCTCTTTTAGTCTCCTCTATCGAAAGAATAAAAACCTAATTGCccgaatttaaattaaattacaacaCTGCAGAAAATCGTTCGTGCATGTCATCGATGCTAAAACAATGTCAGCAGATCCTGTTGCTGTTGTTGAGCTGCCGCATAGAGTTCCTTATGGTTTCCACGCCTTCTTTGTGACAGAGGTTAGTGTTACTCACTTcacattacttttttttttgaatttcgtTTCTCTCTCTTCCCCACTGATGTAGTGTTCATTTGGATATTCTATAGGATATTACATTCTCTCTCAAATTATGGGCTTATCTGATATGAACTAATTAATAGGAAGATCAGTCAAACCTACTGGTTCAGTCACAGAAATGCCTGTGACTGAAGTCATAGCTCCAAGTTTGTGAGAAGTCCTAAATTATGCTTGCCATTGATTGATATAATTTACCCTCTATATGATTAATCTAATCTAGTAATCATTTCCTTTGTACCTCCATATAGCTTCACCAAACTAGCGGGTACTTCGACAATAACAGGCCGAAAGGAGTTAGTTACATTATTGCTTAATGCTTAGCTTTTTCTAAAGCATTATGTTGTATGTGGGAGACTGAGAGTTAGgaagaaagggaaaaggaagCATAAGGACTGAGAAGAATtgaaagaaagggaaaaggaagCATAAGGACTGAGAAGAATTGAGTTTAAGTTTTCTTActtgtaaaataatttaataagctCATAATTTACATTGTAATCCTGTGAGACTCCCCAGTTTAGGGGAGCTTTGAAATAGGGTGGTAGAGGGAAATTTGGAGACATGATAAAATTCCCATGTCTTTTTCCCTTCTAAAAAGGATGGTATAAAGGTGAAAGCTAAGGAACTATGAAATACAGCTAAAACCTATATAATGGCGTGTGGTTTACAGAATGTTTTTACATTATTAAGAATTTAATACTAGAAACATATTATTggaaatttacattttttttcaatgtaAAAGTTCATAGGAATGTGAAAGAAGGGAAGGGTTTGAAGAGTAAAATAGAGTTTATTGAACTTTTCCCTTTCCTTCCTTTCCTTCCGAGCGATCCGAACCTGTGTATGCATGATTAGTTCATGATGCTAACTCTTCATTTCATGGATCTATGTGCAGGACCAACTGCAAGAACAGGCGTAACTTTGATTAGTGTTGACAGCTTCACTATGTACTATCTCATAATGTATAGGCAAGTATCTGCTATATACTATGTATCCAGTGTTATGTTGAAACAACCTATTTTATACCAGTACACtatcataaataaattaataaagaaattttCCATCTTAACACATAACTTCTGCATCTTCTTGAGCAGAAATTAGTGAAAATGTGAATATCTTATTTCAGCTCAAGTAGGTAAAGAAGTAAGCGGGCGTATGAGGTACTAAAAAATGTGTGTGAATATTCACCTCATCCTCATGAAATGTATAGGAAAATTATGTATGTCAATGAACATGtatgaaatatattttattagttgttCTGTTGTTGGGACTGGAGTGAGGGAGGGACCAATTCATTGAGTATTTCTCAACTTACAGAGTAAATATTTATTAAGCCCCtctgtaaaaaattaaaaagatttattaAGTCCAAACTTtaccctttctctctctctctcttctcttctttttttttttatcatttttttttatttttttctttggttcAAAATATCTTCTAAAACTCTAACTCACAAAGATGGCCCGTGGGACAATAAAAACTGCAATACATTGCATAACTTCCTTTTTGAATGAAACCCAAAGCAGTTGCAACGAAATTTTGATGGACATTTAGGTcttcaacaaaattttattctcaTAGAGATTCTGAGTTATTGCTACCGTAACATGGATAGGTCACTTTACTGGTTCAAGAAAACTCGTTTTGTGAGTAGGGATGACAATGGGTTTTTATGGAGTGGGAGAAAGTTCTCTTGTTTCTGTTCAGTAAAATGCCTTCCGTTTCATCTTCACTCCATTTTTGTCGCGGCCTCACAGGTTCTCGTTTATTTTTTTAGCGAGGGTGGCGAATACCCGTAGATAATCATGGATAATTAGAgattatttaagttttaaatttttgttaaaaataattcacaTAACCATAATAAAATCTTATATAATTCAActaaatatatcaaatcaaacataatttaacataataatatatttataagatttttaatatataaattaaaataaaataaattagttagtTACTTATATAacttgagtttaattttgatgcacagACATTGTAAAACGTTTTATACAGTCGTGTAATTACAACCGTTCTCTTAGATGACCATCACGTGATCaatgtaaaagataaatatttttgcTAATATGACATTATGTGATTGGATGCACGTATAAAACGATTTTACACTaatagtgcatcaaaattaaattcatataacTTATGTACATAAGGACATTTAAGTAAGTTTTATTTCGTGAAGATTTTGCAGGTCCCCATGAGATGGTACTGTTCTGGAGCTTACCTAAAACCAGATGATTGGGCTTGAATGAAAGGCCCAAACGTTGAAGGAGGATGATCTCTGAGCTATTACTGCATGGGAGCCGCCGTCCGAGTTATATGCTTTGaggaatggggggtggtacctgcaaagacactctgatgcctaagttagcaaggggtTAAGCATGTTTTAAATGTATTGGAACTTAAGTTTAGGTtgttagtgtatttatagggaaggaaccaataaccaccgttgaatTAGTTCCACTTCTGATGGTGGATACATGTCTCTTTATCGGGCACGGATTCAGTACACGGAAGGAGTTTGCGCATCGAAATGCCAAAAAGTTGTTTGGCGCACCAATCAgccaaaaaatatcaaaatcaaaatgcatGTTTTAGTGGAGTCTTTTTCACAATTACACATAAAATAGGGGtaacttcttttaattttttaaaacgaATATATTTCACTTAATTGTTAAAAGTCGCCTCCTCTTCCAGGTTCTCTTCCTCCCCTTCCTTTGCCGTCCCAAGCGCACCGCCCCTTCCATTATCTCCACCGCCAACAACGACGGAAAGAAAGAGCTAAAGCTCCACCATTCAACGCTGTGAATCTCGGTGCTTCCTTGTGTAGAACCAGAAAACACTATATACATAAAATCGTTGAAGTATCGATTGGCGTCAAGATTCATGGTCAAAATGGGGTCTTTCGGTTTTAGATTTAAGTACGAGACCCAAACCGTTAAAACCGTTGTTGATCCATCGAACTCGATCCATGCGTTCACCGTGTCACCGCTTTTGAGATCGACATTGATGAATCCCAAGTCGAAAACCTTCGCCGAAACCATGCTATTTAAGTCCACGCCGACGTGGTTACCGTTAATGTCCTTGAACTCAGTGCCCATTAACATGTCAAATTCAACGGCGACGAACTTCGTGGCAGCGGCAGCGAGGCCGAGACTTCCACCGGCGTCGCCGAGGGAATCATTGTCCGGCGAGAGGACAAATGCGAGGCCGCcgccaattgatgaagggttgagaTTGGTTACAGAAAATGAGAAGAAGGTTCGGAAGCTGGCCGGAGAATGGTTTTTCGATTGGCGGAATCTGACCGGACGAGAATATAAGGCTCTGCCGAAGCCGGAGCTGGGGACAGGAAGGTCGCGCGTGAGGCTGACGGTTCCGTTGTTCAAATGAGCGTCGCCAAGGAGCTTGAGAGAACTGAGTGTTAAGGTTCTAAAGTCAAActgaattaatttaaatatttgatttttttaattttttgatataataccacaaaacattttaaatttaacaacaaTAACCATCATAAAACTAATATTTATGAAGTTATCCCACTGACAcaaaaattgtataaaatattaactAGCCAATCATATGAAACTAGGTTCAAAAAGATCTTTACCGTTAGATtaaaaaacatataataatCTAATGGTTTCTCATAAAAGTGCTCATCAGTCAGCCAAATCACTTTTTGGCACTTACGGTGCGCAAACGTGTTTAGCATACCGAATCGGTCTCCCCCCTCCCCCTTTTATCTTAGGATTGTTAGGATCTCTCTTTTAGAAGTGAGTGAGAGATTTAAAGAAATAGTTATTCACTTGGATAAGTGCTGACTACTTGTTGGTGTCGACCCTGACTTCTTAGTGGAGTCGGACACACGATGAAGGCCAATCTTTTTGGATTGTGCCTCTTAGCCTAGTTGGGCTTGACTTATGTTTTGGGTCAGAATATAAACAGGTATTTTAATCCCACTCCGTCTCAATTTATCCGTGAGGGTGAGTCTCCATTTCTGTAAAAATTTTGGGAGTTTTCGTTAACCTCTCCATCACGTGTGTGAACTTTTTTGCGATCCCTATTTGTGGGGAgtaaagaaatttttttggtGGAAATTCACCTGCAGTCGACTGCAGGTGAAGTTGCTTCTGGATCGTTGACACGTGTTACTGTATGGTTTAAAAAAAtcgatttattttatacaaatggtttatttaaaaaaaccggtttaaatagatcaaataactacttttaaaataatttaaattctttcTACGTGTTATTCCTAAATTCCTAACAGATGAATTTGATATGTTCTTTTTCTTCGTTCATATTgaccaatttttctttaaatttatctgaaactttttttatttaatttttgtcaaatatatgtatacaaattgtttgaaaaagtaaaatttagtattctgaaaaagaaacaaaattcacGGTTTTTTTTATAGGAATGACAtaaatgatatcatctgtcttttttttgtgtctctatttctgttttcttgatgagttttgttttatttcccATAACTtatattttcagttgcttttaaattaagctgtaaacatattttaaattaagctgtaaaaatatgttcaattgcaaatttatcgttaaattaaattttatggtaatcaataaattaacttttattttactaataaactattttcatgcaaattattgttgatttttcaatattattctataaataaattatttttttaagataataagaCTATAATTTACTTTGTCTAGAAATTATGATTTCATTGTCATGCacgtttttgtatttttacttatcaactagaatttattttttaatgaaattagaatttattttcaataaaacaaaagtatctaatcaaaatattaatttggtctccttaaataattgaacataatattattaattttgtctacaacaaaaatttttaataaattttttcaaaataaaattgattcaaaaatagagaaaaaaaaaaagaacaactaatgaaaatatttattttgacattGCCATCAAGAATAGAATAGCCATagaaaaaattcaaccaaataaaAAGGACATAACTCATACCATTAAACTACCATCATATCATCACAATAAACTATAACATCACCAACTAAAGAGACATATAACAAATATGAAAGAGATAATGCCAAAATTTTAACATTGCTCATGCTATCAACTAGTCTACATTATACCATAATTACATTTTTATCTTCCATCACATGAAATTGCCATGAATTATCTTGGTATTTATGATCCTAAAcatctgttcataccctggcccaatgatgaaggcccaggtccaaataaaaggcccaatctgaaggattaagcctagctaagtaccgaccttcacataagaagtcggtacCAATCACGACTTAGTCTGAAGAAGTCGGatgtgagattagctggcagataaacgctcattcaaatgagtaaccgcccctaaaatctctctaaccgcttcgtaaagccatatcttaacctccccaaagATAAtggggacggttaacaccctaaagatacggcactactccaacggtggttattggctcaccactataaatacactgacacccctcaggtatttctaagcccaatactctctagacctgcttacactcttgctaacttaggcatcggagtgtccttgcaggtaccaccccccattcacccacgcgaacaagtcggacggagcctcccgagttgcagATCCATCCGGAGTCCTCTGCCTTCACACGTTCGGGCCACCCAACGCCATCCGTcttattaatctccggttacccaccgtaacattggcgccgttgccggggacccgagagatcatccattaatggcggacagatcccacgaagaaggaCATGTGGAAacagattctgaacaagagaatctagaCATGGGTAATGACAATGAAGACCTGGCCCTACACCAGGAAGATAACAATCAACACAGAGAGGGTACCTCCGGAGTGAAGAACCCGAAGGTAAATTCCTCAGACGGGCGCGAATCAGAAAAAGGCGGACCATCCCACGTAGCTGAATTAATGGGATTAGTCCACAGTCGCCTGGAACAATTGGAGCAAGAGCGGGAGAagcaaaaggaaactgaaaGGTACctcaaagaggagatggaacggcgaaaagagttagaaagaaaactcttgcAGCTGGAATCCTCCCTCAAGAGTCACAACTCCCGCGACGAACAAGAAGATCAACTCTCGGGCGGAGAagatcctttcagcgaggacataatgagggcaaaagtttcgaggaacttcaaaagccctgatatggatCTCTATGATGGAACtacggatccaaagcatcatctaagcaacttcaaaagtcggatgtatctagCTGATGCCTCCGACGCTACGAGATGCAAGgctttcccgaccactttatcgaaagtagcgatgaagtggttcgatagccttccCCCGAGATCAATCACtagctttgaagacctctcaaggaagtttttgatgaggttctcaattcagaaagataaggtaaaacatgcaccgagcctcctgggaataaaacaggaggtcggagaatctCTAAGCACGCGCCTAGTCCCTTGGGGGTAAAGCAAGAAGTCGGTGAACCCCTAAGAGACTACATGAAAAGGTTCAACAAGACATGCTTGGAAATCCAATATCTGCCTACAGAAGCAGTGATCATGGGCCTAGTAAATGGACTCCAAGAAGTCCCCTTCTCTCAGTCCATCTCGAAAAAGCATCGGActtctctaagtgatgtacaagaaagggctgaaaagtacatcaatatagaagagaatgcAAAACTAAGggacctgagttggcgacctAGACCCCCTCCCTCGACTaaggaaagggaaagggaagccaagaaaaaggaggaactcggtctcgagaggcccaggaaatatcactcttatactcctctaaaaacctctatagtggatgtatacagagagatttgccacactgaaaggctgccaccccctagatctattaaaaataaaaaagggggaagcCGTGGCGATTATTGCGAATACCATAagatatatggtcactccactaaCGATTGCTACGACCTtaagaatgtgatagaaaagctggctagagaaggtcggcttgatagatatctcatggaaaggtcggacagtcacggaaagagaaagcgagatgatatggatagaagagatccaccaccacaaaccccagagagacatatccatatgatctcaggaggatttgcgggaggtgGAATCACCAAAtcttctcgcaaaagacatcttaaaagagtctaccaggtcggggaggagtcacccgacctccctactatctcgttcacaaaagaagatgggcaagggatAATCCCAGGGCACGATGATCCCGTGGtgataactatgatcctagccaacgcccatctccacagaaccctagtagaccaaggaagctcggcggacatcctTTTCAAGCCCGCCTTCAACAAGCTAGGGTTagatgaaaaagagttgagagcctaccccgacaccctaTACGGATTAGGGGATACGCCGATAAAACCACTAGGATTCTTGCCCcttcacaccacttttggaagaggggaaaaatcaaggactctgagcatagacttcatagtcatcgatgaagggtcagcctacaatgccttaattggcaggactacccttaatcgccttggagcagtggtatccactccccacctttgcatgaaattcccgactccaggaggaatagcaacggtgaggggagatcaaaaattggcaagaaagtgctacaacgaaagcctaaatctgagaggaaagggCAAGGAAGTCCACACCATAGAGCTAGGCGGCACAAGGAccagagaagagctgcgaccCCAACCaggaggaaaaaccgaggagatacaagtcggtgaggaggaaggaaaaaacacttacacaggagccaacctaggggaaaccctaaaacaaaGGTTGGGTGAACTCCTAAGAGCTAAttctgacctcttcgcatggaaggcttccgacatgccagggattgatcccgagctcatgtcccacaggCTCTCGGTTTATCCGgggtcccgacctgtacagcaaagaagacgcaagctcggcccgGAACGAGCCTtaatagtagaagagcaagtacaggcgctcctggaagccggctttattagagaggtcaaatacccaacgtggctagccaatgtagtgtgacaaaccccattttgagggtttatcttgtattgattttaagagattttatgaccttttacccacatttacccattgaaatagcatggttttgtatattctcctttagttgtgcttagatgtgaaaacatgctttctagaccttaaattagctaaattcaattcacctttgattccactagatgccttgatatgtttgttagtgattttagATAGGCCTGGAACGAGCCCTAGT belongs to Arachis duranensis cultivar V14167 chromosome 8, aradu.V14167.gnm2.J7QH, whole genome shotgun sequence and includes:
- the LOC107463045 gene encoding LOW QUALITY PROTEIN: carotenoid 9,10(9',10')-cleavage dioxygenase 1 (The sequence of the model RefSeq protein was modified relative to this genomic sequence to represent the inferred CDS: substituted 1 base at 1 genomic stop codon), which encodes MEEEKKRNGIVSVEPKPSNAFRSKVIDLLEKLLVKLMYDTSLPHHYLTGNFAPLPDETPPTKDLPLTGHLPDCLNGEFVRVGPNPKFSPVAGYHWFDGDGMIHGLRIKDGKATYVSRFVKTSRLKQEEYFGGAKFMKIGDLKGLFGLLMVNMQILRAKLKVLDLSFGNGTANTALIYHHGKLLALSEADKPXVFKNSVFIYLQTLGLLDYDKRLGHSFTAHPKVDPFTGEMFTFGYSHTPPYITYRVISKDGFMHDPVPITIAEPIMMHDFAITENYAIFMDLPLYFRPKEMVKNKTLIFTFDSTKKARFGVLPRYAKDEKHIRWFELPNCFIFHNANAWEEEDEVVLITCRLENPDLDMVSGTVKEKLENFSNELYEMRFNMKSGEASQKKLSASAVDFPRVNESYTGRKQRYVYGTTLDSIAKVTGIIKFDLHAEPDSGKTKLEVGGNVQGLYDLGPGRFGSEAIFVPRIPGTTSEEDDGYLICFVHDENTGKSFVHVIDAKTMSADPVAVVELPHRVPYGFHAFFVTEDQLQEQA
- the LOC107462992 gene encoding L-type lectin-domain containing receptor kinase VIII.2-like, which encodes MESSLKLLGDAHLNNGTVSLTRDLPVPSSGFGRALYSRPVRFRQSKNHSPASFRTFFSFSVTNLNPSSIGGGLAFVLSPDNDSLGDAGGSLGLAAAATKFVAVEFDMLMGTEFKDINGNHVGVDLNSMVSAKVFDLGFINVDLKSGDTVNAWIEFDGSTTVLTVWVSYLNLKPKDPILTMNLDANRYFNDFMYIVFSGSTQGSTEIHSVEWWSFSSFFPSLLAVEIMEGAVRLGRQRKGRKRTWKRRRLLTIK